The following nucleotide sequence is from Salvia miltiorrhiza cultivar Shanhuang (shh) chromosome 7, IMPLAD_Smil_shh, whole genome shotgun sequence.
GAACACCCCttataaattttaaagattAGTCTTTCAATGATCCGCAGTCATACGTGTTTTAGGATTCAGACTCACATAATTTTTGCCACAATCTGGGTCGCTCCACTAAAATAAATTagcttattaatttatttgaaattctaacttatttaataaattaaagaacTTGGTTTATTTGTGTATCGAATCATTTTAATTCTCTATAGGACTCGAACTCAATCCTATTTGTGGAAGGATAAGCATCCAATCAATAAATTGTGCTTTGTCATCTTTGTTTATCGAAACATTAAATTTTATGGTTGTGCTAGTCACTTGTAATAGTATTTATTATTCCATCATAATTCGATGTAATCtcaaacaaataattaaaaaaaataatcggTATAAAAATCAACGAAGTCGAAGAATAGTTTTAAACGCTTGAcaaaaatataatcaagtttAGTGTTTTATTTAGctcgatttatttatttacgaTTCTGTTCCATTTGCCATTTCTTGTGAATTCAACCCTCTGAAACTTGAGATTCAGCTTGCACAATTTTAGGTGGTATTCCACAATGATTGAAACTCACTCATTTCAGTGTTATCACTCTAAATtagtatcaaatatatatagtaatgTGACACTACCATATTTATGCGATTATTTATGAACAAGCGTTCAATATTAGGAATCATAGTATAAAGCCATATGATGCCAAAAGCAGCAGCAATTTAAGATTCCAAGTTGAAATGTCAAGTTTGCCCTACTGAAAGAATAGTTCATGTTTGAAGCTATGCTAAAGCAAAAGCATGTGCTTCCCATCTTTTGCCTTTCCCCCTATAAAGTGCCAAAAATAAGATGCTTCATTCAAACTTCCCCATTGCCAACTCGACTcaaccagagagagagagagatttttatGGCTGTGCAAAATGTGCAAAAGCTTCTCTTCCTGTTTGAAGTAGATAAACATATGCAAGTGTGCGATTACTACAAAGTTTAAACAAGAGCAGCAGCCTCTTTAAGTTTATGGGTTAATTGCTAAAAATAGTATAGACATTATTCATCGTATCAAGAACATTTACTTATGAAGATTAACCTATATAAACAAAAATAGTATAAACTAATTCATTATTTACTAAAATAGATTAGGACTTTGGAATAAGACTCTTGATAAAATCTATCATTTGAGataattttacttgattcatatctcattTAAACAAATAGGATTGAAGAAATactaataacaaaaataaaaatactcgaGCATTAAAGTAGACACGCCTCCCCTCAGAGttcaacaaaacaaaaacgagAGAACCTAAGCACCATTAACAACTAAGGATAGGCAAAGACTTTCTATGTTTACCTCTAATGCAGTGTAAAATGGCTCCACAAACGCAAGCTGCAAAACAACCAAGATTAAACACTCAGCAACTGCAATACATGAAATAGAGAGTTCCACTGCAACAACAAAAGTGTTCTTGTGCAGTAATTTTACTAACTGCCTTAACTGACCTACCAAAGTTCAAGATTCAAATTAAGCAAGCTACCTCAAAGCTAACAACATCAAATGATACACAAAAGATCCAAAACTAGCTAACAACATCAAATGATACACAAAAGATCCAAAACTGCAGAAGTTCATATGCAGTGAAATGTTGAAATGGAGAACACGTGTAGTATAAAGGTCAAGAATTTGATTTGGTCCCTGTCCTTTTCAATCAAGATACACAAAACCTACAAAAGGCAATGTGGAGAAGAACAATCATCACCACGAACGTAAAATTACACTATGTCACAGCACAAATCGCCATAAATGAAGGAATACATCAACGGTAACTCTAAAGATCATGTGATATATAAGTAAAAATGACATGTATCATAACTTAAAAATACAATCCCAGCATCCACTCCCTTCGTATGCACACCTCAAGAAGAGCCCCCGGTCTTCACGGCCTTAAACGAGGGGTGAAGCAAGCCGAGCTCATCCCTCACTTCAAGAGGATTGCTTGTCTCGTTCCTAATCCTCACCACCCTCCTACTCCCAAGTGACTTATGGGTGAAGCCATACATCTGAAGGATCTGGTTATCCCCAAAGTTGAACGCACGGTCCATCTGCTTCAAGCACCTCTCAACGGGGTAATCCCCGAACTTCCCACAAGGCTTGCAACCCACAAAGTGAGTCACAAGAGGCCACCTATGATCACCGAACCCCGGATGGTAGCTCTCAATCATCTCCTCGTATCTATCCACCAAAATCCCCCAATAACCGTGGAGATAGTAGTGATTCTCGAGATACACCTTATCCGCCCACTTCTCCTTCTGCGTCGCCAAGATATACACCATTGCAGACTGATCATCTGCCTCAAACACCGGCCTGCCCTTGAGCGCACTTGTCAGAACCTTCCCTGCATCCTCCCTAACCTTCCCCTTCGGCCCCATTGGCGCCCACGTATCAAGAATGTCCAAAGACCACTGGCAATTCCTCAACAAGAAACTTCCAGTATTCAATCCAATCCAATTCTTTTCATCATAAATCATCTCATTCCACCCGTGCATCACAAAGTTATGATCTTTATACCTCTCCCACGGCACTTCATACGCCATATCGGTGAACATGGCATCACTATCCATCCACCATAGAAACTCCACCTCAGGATGGGAAAGCAGAAGCTTCCTAATCAAGGGCAATTTCGCCCAAAATCCAGCCATTTCAGCATCCAGCAATGCCATATTGTAGAAGATCTCAATCCCATGAACCCTGCAGTAATCAATCTTATTTTTAATCGATTTCAGCAAGTAATGATCCCCCACCGGATTCTCACACGGCTTCGGCGACGAACCCGTCACCAGCAAAACCCTAGGCTTATTATCACCGATGAAATTGGGGTAATCCGGATTGTTTTTCAGCCATTCGGACCTCTGCTCATCCCAATCCGATATTTTCGGGCCGAGAGAGTAAGGCTGCGACAGATCACGCTGGAATTCGGGGACGCCGTCGTCCTCATCCTTCAGGATCTTCTTTATATCGAACTCGGCGTAGTTGTTGCTCCCGCTCTCCGCATTTCCGCTAGATTTCAGCTCGTCGGCGGCCTCCACCAGCACGCGGCGCGGCTCGGCGCGCTTGCGGATGTGGGAGAAGGTCTCGCGGATCTCGTCGAGATCCTTCTCCGGCGTGCCGAACTTCCCGGCGCCGATGTTGGCGCGCAGGACGATCAGCGTGAGGAAGAGGCAGAGCACCGTCAGCTTCGCCTTGCGGAAGACGCGGTGGAGCCGCCGCGCGTTGAGCGGGCCGAGAACCCGATCCAGCATCGCGATTCGGGCTCGTCGATGAGCTGGAAGCGTAGATTCGGACAGTAGAAAGCAGAATTCGCAAAACCCAGAATCCTGAAAATAGGGGTTTTTTTTTCAGTTTGTGCTCTCAGATTTATTGATGAAAAGAGGAGATCGGAATCTGGGAGTTTAGATGGAGGAGAATGAGGATCTCAGATTGGGATGCGGAGGTatattattgaatttaaaaGGGCTTTTGAAGGGGAGGAGGTGTCGGTGGAGAGTGATGAAGTGGTGGAAGGCAAAATGGAGGAGACGAGAAGATGCTTTCAGAcaggattttttttaattattgattagaGTTGTTAATTGTGCGTTTAATCAGTTTGTTAAGATGCAATTGCGCGTGGAGATAGCGACTTGTCCGAAGTGGGACCCGCTTTCCGGCTGTCTTTAGTTGTGCtgttctttttttctttggGTCGGGTCAAAGGTTTGGACAAGTTTGTAGGATTTTAGGGTTTTTCGGAGGTATGTATTATCTAAAAATAGGatattatttgaaatataaaaaaatttcaccggcggttttttttttttttttctcgaaaAAGTATATATGTTGACGATTATAGTAATATGAATTATGAAATCTTGTGGTTTATATAGTTTAGAGATTGTGGTTGAAATATACTCAatttatatagtttttttttatgttcCAAGCTAAAAAGTTATTTCGATATTATTAAGAGTTTTTCTTAATTACAAATAGAGATGTCAATTACATTAAGTTATTGAAGTATTAGTATTAGGTTAGATATTCTCAAGCTCGAACTTGTTTAACGAGTATCTAAGTTTATGCAACAAATTTAAGTTTATGCAACATCACCTCCAATTAGTTTAACAAATTGTGTAAATTATACGATTATGTTCAATGTCTTTCAATTAAcctatttaaaatattcttttgttCAATATTTATCCAAAATCCAAAAGGAAAAGATAAACACGCGGAAATGTTTTAGGTAATTGTCTGCATCTAGCAATTAGCATCTACTACTTAAGTTGACTTTGTCAACCTTTTATAGGAAAAGATGGTACTTATTATTATGACAAAAAATACAtagaatattaaataaataggGGAAGAATTAACATCAAATTAATACATTTGCATCATGCATGGCTACAGGGCCGGTCCTGAGAAGAATGAGGCCCCGagcgaaattataaaaattagcCCTCAATATATTAGCGCAtcaatatattgaaaaataaaaaatttcaattacttataaaaaaatgacTTCATCTAGTAttactcccgtgcgatgcacggtaaaaaaaattatattttttataatattatatttagaaaataaaattctataagtTAGTCATATTATTATACTCTAATAAAGATAAtagcattaaaatgaagataaaatcATCTTATAATTGGAGGATGTAAAAATGAATGACcaagatcttgacaaaacctttttaactaacgattattattatctatttaaaaattttccaccaaaatatctagatatttttctttcaaattttctattagttttgaaagggtttttggaacttttaattacttcttactgatttgcatttcattatatatttttttgagatGTTAATTGAAtgtaaatccacaaactattagtgaattttgctattttttcaactatataaatttgcaatataaatacataaactttagctcATTCCGGAATttgccctgaattttaatttcgttcgtacatgacaaaattaaagatgatataatatatacacattatattaaaataacttatacaaaatttctactgaaatatacatagtactaatatttatatttaatgaatatatagtttaattttaaaaattttattttgataaaattaacaaattcaacctagcaaagatgaaatttaaaatttgtcatgatcaagaatcataacattttaaaattattttattttattttattttttatattttttctatatagtattatttttatatttatattttttattataacaatttaatgcagttacaaagattaaacttatattttttcattttagaactctttagcttaaaatataaatttgtagataaataattgtatatatatatatatattaaaaatagaatttctaatatgatttacatttattaaattGTTAGTGcgtttttgtatgaattttatattattattattattattattattattattattattattattattattattattattattattatctagagtagacgaaattgataaaaaaaaattagaaagaaaaattattttcaaaattagtAAGGTGATTTTTGGCAGGAAAACataatttactatttttgaaagtggttgagcttttatatatgtatatagatattgtcaaatcattcaatctctctagggacattgacgatctcaaatacgttttcaacaattttaaatttgagaagCTCCTTTTAGAACAGTAAGTCAGTGACTGACATTGTcagcataattttatatttcgatttgaactttaaagttttaatataatataaatttgacaataaGTTATATTGCctaatattttttagtatatataaagtctataattaatgagatatatttaaatttttgggccctcaaaattatgttacagaattatgatcaaattaatttgaaattgattttaaattgaactttgaatttttgacaataaattatattatctaatattttttagtatacATAAAGCTTATAATTAATgggatatattaaaaaattgggcCCTCAATTTTTTGGGGCCCTGGACCATCGCCCATGCCCGCCCGccctcagggccggccctgcatGGCGACATGTTTTCTTCTTCGGGTTAGAGAAGAGTGGGTGTATACGTTGGAAATATTTGTTTTAAGCCAATCtggaaattaattatttaattaaatatttattatttaattgaaataattattggatgttaatctatgTCTTGAGTAGATGAACATTGTATACTTGATGTCTCAAAATCGATTttcggtgagtgagatattgtatgttaAATATTTGGATGTTGTGTAGGGAAAATAATACTTGAGAAGTGTTATTTGTTATTTCTAATTTgcttattttcttaattctgtTTTAGCTTCATTTGTTTAGTTTGAGTTGTAAAAAGTTCTAGAACGTATACCCGGTTGTAACAGTATAGTGTATTATACATCCAAATACACAATTTTAAATTTGCCAATACTCAAAACATATTTTTCTTCTATTAGCAATATTTGAAGCTCAAAATTTGACTCCATGAATAACTTCATCTTCGCATTATTCATCatctattaaaataaatagtaaaattattaGGTTTTAGTAGAACAACTTATGTATTCGTACAAAACATAAACTCCAACACAAAATGTTAGATTGATATATAGAAATTTACGTATTGTAAGAGGAAATCCGTTTGCATCCAAATGAAAACATTATTTTTAGCTTAatagaaatttaaatatttttcttcatAATTTTCCAATTTTATTTGCTTCTAAAAAATACTCATGAGCTATTTGGATCTCATCTCAATAAAAATCCCTTCAAATCCATTTAGCGAAACGCATTAATCAAACAAGTGAAGCTCTAACTTTATAGTTATGGCTTGTTGGCTTGTGAGCAAACTCATTATATGATTTtgctttaaaatataaaattttaattacatACAATGCAACTCACGTTTTATACTGCAAATAGTAATAACTGTATTGACTCTATAATTAACTTATTTGTCATAAGAAACTAATATTTTATGATATTGTGAATAATATAACCATTTTCAAATGAAAGTAACTATctaaatacatacatatatataatataaatttagaaagatCATTTAAGCTGAATTAAATTCATGAACCTTAAAGTATTTAGTAAATAGAACTAGAGACTCGAATCAATAGAAAACAAACTAATTTTAAACAAAATAGGTGTGCATATGTTACTTAGTGGTAGGAGATTAATATCCAAAACTTGAAATTCTGAGTTCGAGTCCTCTGTTTTGTggtctttaaaatttctttatttacttatgtaattttatataaaaaaattaagcaaAATACTAGTATTTGACTAGGCTCGAGGCGGCTACACCTATACATGCATCcatatttcaaatatttctctttgttttgatttgtttatATCTATGGTTGTTTGGGCTAATTGGACCCAAATAGAG
It contains:
- the LOC130991843 gene encoding xyloglucan 6-xylosyltransferase 2-like codes for the protein MLDRVLGPLNARRLHRVFRKAKLTVLCLFLTLIVLRANIGAGKFGTPEKDLDEIRETFSHIRKRAEPRRVLVEAADELKSSGNAESGSNNYAEFDIKKILKDEDDGVPEFQRDLSQPYSLGPKISDWDEQRSEWLKNNPDYPNFIGDNKPRVLLVTGSSPKPCENPVGDHYLLKSIKNKIDYCRVHGIEIFYNMALLDAEMAGFWAKLPLIRKLLLSHPEVEFLWWMDSDAMFTDMAYEVPWERYKDHNFVMHGWNEMIYDEKNWIGLNTGSFLLRNCQWSLDILDTWAPMGPKGKVREDAGKVLTSALKGRPVFEADDQSAMVYILATQKEKWADKVYLENHYYLHGYWGILVDRYEEMIESYHPGFGDHRWPLVTHFVGCKPCGKFGDYPVERCLKQMDRAFNFGDNQILQMYGFTHKSLGSRRVVRIRNETSNPLEVRDELGLLHPSFKAVKTGGSS